In a single window of the Thermodesulfobacteriota bacterium genome:
- a CDS encoding thiolase family protein yields the protein MQECVIVDGVRTPNGRAHAEKGWFRKKRPDELLTAAYDGLFARNQQVKPEDVDAVLVGCANPSGMQNDIGRLGWLAGGYPDSVPSNTITNQCPSGMSATMHAARAIMTGEADIMIAAGVEDMEKVAMGANMDFPPRLFNRYNLMEFPMGATAEKVAELYKIAREDMDNMAAWSNIKAAAARNAGKFKNEIIPVMGVNDAGEEFLVEHDQWIRDKVDREKMKTMASPFKPGGNVTAATSSPLTQGACCLLLMSRKKADQLGCSYTYKYSYGVLGGCDPSIMGVAPVPAVQKLFKRTGLSPKDIGAVELNEAFASQALACIRELKLDKDNAPFDKVNVWGGAIALGHPLGESGARIIITLLNVLKTEFPNEKYGLASLCGAFGNGAALLVEKVS from the coding sequence ATGCAAGAATGTGTCATTGTTGATGGCGTAAGAACACCCAACGGTAGAGCCCACGCGGAAAAAGGCTGGTTCAGGAAAAAACGTCCGGATGAGCTACTGACGGCCGCCTATGACGGTCTGTTTGCCCGTAACCAGCAGGTCAAACCCGAGGATGTGGATGCGGTTCTGGTCGGCTGCGCCAATCCATCCGGTATGCAGAACGATATCGGCCGGCTGGGCTGGCTGGCCGGAGGGTATCCGGACAGCGTTCCCAGCAACACCATTACCAACCAGTGCCCCTCCGGCATGTCCGCCACCATGCACGCCGCCCGGGCCATCATGACCGGTGAAGCCGACATCATGATTGCCGCCGGCGTCGAGGACATGGAAAAAGTGGCCATGGGCGCCAACATGGATTTCCCGCCCCGGCTGTTCAACCGCTACAACCTCATGGAATTCCCCATGGGCGCCACCGCGGAAAAAGTGGCCGAGCTGTATAAGATCGCCCGTGAGGACATGGACAACATGGCCGCCTGGTCAAACATCAAAGCCGCGGCCGCCCGCAATGCCGGCAAGTTCAAGAACGAGATCATCCCGGTCATGGGCGTTAACGATGCCGGTGAGGAATTCCTGGTGGAGCATGACCAGTGGATCCGCGACAAGGTCGACCGGGAAAAGATGAAGACCATGGCCTCCCCCTTCAAGCCGGGCGGAAACGTCACCGCGGCGACCTCCTCCCCGCTGACCCAGGGCGCCTGCTGCCTGCTGCTCATGAGCCGCAAGAAAGCCGATCAGCTGGGCTGCTCCTACACCTACAAATACAGCTACGGCGTTCTCGGCGGCTGCGATCCCTCCATCATGGGCGTGGCGCCGGTTCCGGCCGTTCAGAAACTGTTCAAGAGAACCGGCCTGTCCCCCAAGGATATCGGCGCGGTTGAATTAAACGAAGCCTTTGCCAGCCAGGCCCTGGCCTGCATCAGGGAGCTGAAGCTGGACAAGGACAACGCCCCCTTTGACAAGGTCAATGTCTGGGGCGGCGCCATCGCCCTGGGCCATCCCCTGGGAGAATCCGGGGCCCGTATCATCATCACCCTGCTTAATGTGCTGAAGACGGAATTCCCCAACGAGAAATACGGCCTGGCTTCCCTGTGCGGCGCCTTCGGCAACGGCGCGGCCCTGCTGGTCGAAAAAGTTTCGTAA
- a CDS encoding TonB-dependent receptor, translated as MNRLVFMLILIVVPLTWIQTVASVRAEETADNSYRLEDMVVTATRQETSRQDVAANITVIDRAAIERIPAATVGEVLQYIPGVSMEFAGGPGALATTRIQGSETRHVAVYVDGVPQNTLANPLTDLSSLTVENIERIEVYKGAASSAWGSSLGGVINIITRTPDPGKAIGAVARSSYGKADTTKNSVQISGSPDRFGYFLSATGNQSDGFEDHSAYDQTAFYGKFNYDLTDASRVNFVWSDDDLHNDAAYVSYPDFWDDIDQDQSYQRLLFETRFSDRLGLSVEGRHHYYDTHIEDVYADHREIYNDYDETTWGGSARLNWTPSEAHDLNLGFDGDSGRFDWINYAETYSTRNWATYANDTFTRDQFTVNAGLRYDDNQDFGSAVSPAAGVVYRLLNDQALVRAQVARGFSAPPAAWVKDPVYGTEDLDPETATNYQVGTEFRFCRILRLEINTFYADVEDLIRYVPDTRKYENIDEVTRKGLESTLSAAFDFGLSLAVSASFTDVEDETTHKEVKDIPTDQYQVSALYNWRWMTHSLLGKYMDYNSTFPETKDRKFVFDYLFKARLPQIRYLDQAEVFCAVYNLFDATTIYRYDWPQPDRWAEAGIRLAL; from the coding sequence ATGAACCGACTGGTTTTCATGCTGATACTGATCGTTGTTCCGCTGACCTGGATACAGACCGTCGCCTCCGTCCGCGCCGAGGAAACCGCTGATAACAGTTACCGGCTGGAAGACATGGTGGTCACCGCCACCCGACAGGAAACCTCCAGGCAGGACGTGGCGGCGAACATCACGGTGATCGACCGGGCGGCCATCGAGCGCATACCCGCGGCCACGGTCGGGGAAGTGCTTCAGTATATACCCGGCGTTTCCATGGAATTTGCCGGGGGGCCGGGGGCCCTGGCCACGACCCGGATCCAGGGGTCTGAAACCCGGCACGTGGCGGTCTATGTGGACGGCGTACCTCAAAACACGCTGGCCAACCCCCTGACGGACCTCAGCAGCCTGACGGTCGAGAACATCGAGCGGATCGAGGTTTACAAAGGCGCGGCCTCCTCGGCCTGGGGGTCGTCCCTGGGCGGGGTCATCAACATCATCACCAGAACGCCGGACCCGGGCAAAGCCATCGGGGCGGTTGCCCGATCCTCCTATGGCAAGGCCGACACCACCAAAAACTCGGTCCAGATCAGCGGCTCACCGGACCGGTTCGGGTATTTTCTGTCCGCGACCGGTAATCAGAGCGATGGATTCGAGGACCATTCCGCCTATGATCAGACCGCTTTCTATGGCAAGTTCAACTATGATCTCACGGATGCCAGCCGGGTGAATTTTGTCTGGAGCGACGATGACCTGCACAATGATGCGGCTTACGTCAGTTATCCGGATTTCTGGGACGACATCGACCAGGACCAGTCCTACCAGCGACTGCTTTTTGAAACCCGGTTCTCCGACCGGCTCGGCCTCTCGGTGGAAGGCCGCCATCATTATTATGACACCCACATCGAAGATGTTTACGCCGACCACCGGGAAATCTACAATGATTATGATGAAACCACCTGGGGCGGGAGCGCCAGGCTCAACTGGACCCCGAGCGAGGCCCATGACCTCAACCTGGGGTTCGACGGCGACTCCGGGCGGTTTGACTGGATCAATTACGCCGAAACATATTCCACCCGGAACTGGGCAACCTATGCCAACGACACCTTCACCCGGGACCAGTTCACGGTAAACGCCGGGCTGCGCTATGACGACAACCAGGATTTCGGGTCGGCCGTGAGCCCCGCGGCCGGGGTTGTCTATCGCCTGTTAAACGATCAGGCCCTGGTGCGGGCCCAGGTGGCCAGGGGATTTTCCGCGCCGCCCGCCGCCTGGGTCAAGGACCCCGTTTACGGCACCGAAGACCTGGACCCGGAAACCGCCACCAATTATCAGGTGGGCACGGAGTTTCGCTTCTGCCGGATCCTGCGGCTGGAAATCAACACCTTTTACGCGGACGTGGAAGACCTCATCCGGTATGTTCCGGACACCCGGAAATACGAAAATATCGATGAGGTCACCCGGAAGGGGCTGGAAAGCACCCTTTCCGCGGCCTTTGACTTCGGCCTGAGCCTGGCCGTTTCCGCAAGCTTTACCGACGTGGAGGATGAAACCACCCATAAGGAGGTGAAGGACATCCCCACGGATCAGTACCAGGTGTCCGCGCTTTACAACTGGCGGTGGATGACCCATTCCCTGCTCGGCAAATATATGGATTACAACTCCACCTTCCCGGAAACCAAAGACAGAAAATTCGTGTTCGACTATCTGTTCAAGGCCCGGCTGCCCCAAATCCGGTATCTGGATCAGGCGGAGGTGTTCTGCGCCGTCTACAACCTGTTTGACGCCACCACCATCTACCGGTACGACTGGCCCCAGCCGGACCGGTGGGCGGAGGCGGGGATCCGGCTGGCGTTGTAG
- a CDS encoding ABC transporter substrate-binding protein produces the protein MKTFPRRIFYLLWLLALLLLTACSSKENSDNHPATGDPGNILRIDVDCDFGLFNPHKVGCSGSTLVFPFIFSFLCVQNTAGELEPDLAAAWDYDPKTFTWRIRLRDDARFHNGEPVTADDALFSIRSTIENRDKSLGNIIDTMQAINSYALEIRLKRDDPSFLKSIWDIEIIPSPARQASLNPDESPIGSGPFKFVSRTDDGRVVLSANENYYNGRPAIDRVVLYYIPDREASWIRLIKGQTDVVGNLTFKDYKIIEQYTDRFYFSQALYPYYTILLYNTRHPLFETPMVRRALTQAIDRDYIVQNILNGLAEVIAGPMGNGSIWHDPDLKPLPYDPAHALELL, from the coding sequence GTGAAGACATTCCCCCGGCGGATATTTTATCTTTTATGGCTTCTGGCGCTCCTGCTCCTGACGGCCTGCTCCTCAAAGGAAAATTCCGATAATCATCCCGCGACCGGCGATCCCGGCAATATCCTGCGAATCGATGTGGACTGCGATTTCGGCTTATTTAACCCACACAAGGTCGGCTGTTCCGGGTCTACGCTTGTTTTTCCATTTATTTTCAGCTTCCTTTGCGTCCAGAACACGGCAGGCGAACTGGAACCGGACCTGGCCGCGGCCTGGGACTATGATCCGAAGACCTTTACCTGGCGAATCCGGTTGCGCGACGACGCCCGGTTTCACAATGGCGAACCGGTAACAGCCGATGACGCCTTATTTTCCATCCGGTCGACTATTGAAAATAGAGATAAAAGCCTGGGCAATATCATCGATACCATGCAGGCAATTAATTCTTATGCGCTGGAAATCCGCTTGAAAAGGGATGACCCGTCTTTTTTAAAAAGCATCTGGGATATTGAAATTATCCCTTCTCCGGCTCGACAGGCAAGCCTGAATCCGGATGAATCACCCATCGGGTCCGGCCCGTTTAAATTTGTGAGCCGGACGGATGACGGCCGGGTGGTCCTTTCGGCCAATGAGAACTATTACAACGGCCGTCCCGCCATTGACCGGGTGGTGTTGTATTATATTCCCGACCGCGAAGCGTCCTGGATCCGTTTGATCAAAGGCCAAACCGATGTGGTCGGGAACTTGACCTTTAAAGACTATAAAATCATTGAGCAGTATACCGACCGGTTTTATTTTTCGCAGGCACTTTACCCGTATTACACGATCCTGCTGTATAACACCCGCCATCCTTTGTTTGAGACCCCAATGGTGCGACGGGCCCTGACCCAGGCCATTGACCGGGACTATATCGTTCAAAACATATTAAACGGCCTGGCCGAGGTGATTGCCGGCCCCATGGGCAACGGGTCTATCTGGCACGACCCGGATCTAAAGCCCCTGCCCTATGATCCGGCCCATGCCCTGGAGCTGCTTTAA
- a CDS encoding Smr/MutS family protein produces MTGPVRIPIQDEIDLHTFRPEEVEDLLLDYFKECIDHRIYQVRVVHGKGTGALKRKVQAALKRNPLVAAFQDAEPTGGGWGATLVDLKRPAV; encoded by the coding sequence ATGACCGGTCCTGTCAGAATTCCTATCCAGGATGAAATCGACCTGCACACTTTCCGTCCGGAAGAGGTGGAAGACCTGCTGCTGGATTATTTTAAAGAATGTATTGACCATCGCATTTATCAGGTCCGGGTCGTTCACGGCAAGGGCACCGGCGCCCTGAAACGAAAGGTGCAGGCGGCCTTGAAACGGAACCCTCTGGTGGCCGCCTTTCAGGACGCCGAGCCGACCGGCGGCGGCTGGGGGGCGACCCTGGTGGATTTGAAAAGGCCGGCGGTGTAA
- the plsY gene encoding glycerol-3-phosphate 1-O-acyltransferase PlsY, producing the protein MEISELFAFAVIIIGAYLAGSIPSGVILTKVFAGQDIRQQGSGNIGATNVARVAGMRLGLLTLALDMLKGGAPVYLAGRFGPGTGEAAMTLAALAAVGGHMYPAYSGFKGGGKGVATAGGCFLVLSPASCLAAIGVFALVAFLTRRVSAGSLAAALSLPVCVWFFSGQAGFVAGAGLVSLFVIIRHRENIVRLISGKESAFAFKRNKSTDKPS; encoded by the coding sequence ATGGAAATATCGGAACTGTTCGCTTTTGCGGTCATCATTATCGGCGCTTACCTGGCCGGATCCATACCGTCCGGCGTGATTCTGACAAAAGTGTTTGCCGGCCAGGACATCCGCCAGCAGGGCAGCGGCAACATCGGCGCCACTAATGTGGCCCGGGTGGCCGGCATGCGGCTGGGTCTGCTGACCCTGGCGCTGGATATGCTCAAAGGCGGTGCGCCGGTCTATCTGGCCGGACGGTTCGGGCCGGGGACCGGCGAGGCGGCCATGACTCTGGCGGCCCTGGCGGCTGTCGGCGGCCATATGTATCCGGCGTATTCCGGATTCAAAGGCGGCGGCAAGGGCGTGGCCACGGCCGGCGGCTGCTTTCTGGTGCTGTCGCCCGCGTCCTGCCTGGCGGCTATCGGTGTGTTCGCGCTGGTTGCTTTTCTGACCCGCCGGGTGTCGGCCGGGTCTCTGGCCGCCGCTCTGTCTCTGCCGGTATGCGTCTGGTTTTTTTCCGGCCAGGCGGGTTTTGTGGCCGGCGCCGGCCTGGTCAGCCTGTTTGTCATTATCCGCCACCGGGAAAACATTGTCCGGCTGATCAGCGGGAAAGAATCGGCCTTCGCGTTCAAGCGGAATAAAAGCACGGACAAACCGTCGTAG
- a CDS encoding class I SAM-dependent methyltransferase: MTNSHQTKELIPPAIQSFFNKTGPWFYSFFFQLAGYRSSLKYFVRRHQHRLALVKGMRILDAGIGTGFLTINLLTEAPVSLTVTGLDFSDGMVSALRNRLRRLGLEDKVTLQMGDMRGMPFSDGEFDLVMTSAAIEYLPRVEDGFKEFSRVLRPGGKLLAITTRDSLMGRFIGATWQNTVYQPEYIKACMADVGIHNIQRLYFPWWFAHVNWWGVAFLGEKQ; this comes from the coding sequence ATGACCAATTCTCATCAGACGAAAGAACTCATACCGCCGGCGATTCAGTCTTTTTTTAACAAAACCGGTCCCTGGTTTTATTCGTTCTTTTTTCAACTTGCCGGCTACCGGTCTTCCCTGAAGTATTTTGTCCGGCGTCATCAGCACCGACTGGCTCTGGTGAAAGGCATGCGTATTCTCGATGCCGGCATCGGTACGGGATTTTTAACCATCAATCTTCTGACCGAAGCCCCCGTTTCCCTGACCGTTACCGGTCTGGACTTCTCGGATGGGATGGTCAGTGCCCTGCGTAACCGGTTGCGGCGCCTGGGCCTTGAGGACAAAGTGACCCTGCAAATGGGGGATATGCGCGGCATGCCCTTCTCCGACGGGGAGTTTGATCTGGTCATGACTTCCGCGGCCATCGAATACCTGCCCAGGGTGGAAGACGGGTTTAAAGAGTTCAGCCGCGTATTGAGGCCGGGCGGCAAACTGCTGGCCATTACAACGCGCGACAGCCTGATGGGACGGTTCATCGGAGCAACCTGGCAAAACACCGTTTATCAACCTGAATACATAAAAGCCTGCATGGCTGATGTCGGTATTCATAACATCCAGCGGCTATATTTTCCCTGGTGGTTTGCTCATGTGAACTGGTGGGGGGTGGCTTTTCTGGGTGAAAAACAATAA
- the ispH gene encoding 4-hydroxy-3-methylbut-2-enyl diphosphate reductase has product MKVSIAKTSGFCMGVRRAVDMVLDAANKYSGPIQTFGPLIHNPQVLALLAEKRISVMETIPEHGSGIMLIRAHGVPPETIAALEKAGYTVIDATCPRVIRVQTIIRKYADQGYASIIIGDEDHPEVIGLLGFAGNNGYAVNSLEKLKALPAFDKAIIVAQTTQSVSLFEEVTAWAAEIRPHYKVFNTICPSTRDRQAEVKRLADSVDAVIVVGGQNSGNTQRLAQISRQSGKPVYHVETSQDIDFPALSGARHIGITAGASTPNWIIKKIYRELEAAHYQSKGPVARRLFMLQRLLLLTNIYLAVGAGFLCYCASVLRNAEHFVPHIFIAMLYIFSMHTLNRLTGIEEDRYNDPYRAVFYEKNMFTLAVMAICAGGLGLMVALALGLFPFLLLLIMSLLGLSYNIYLVPEGVPFLKIRRIKDIPGSKTLLISAAWGIAVCAFPAAATKSVNLSAAVVTLWCTGLVFVRSAFFDIIDMQGDRIAGKETIPIRMGAERALRFLKYVVAGLLVLLLLATLFKVVSGLGYVLLILPVTGFLLLSAYKEHSLQSGALLEFLVESQFILAGFLCLIWSALT; this is encoded by the coding sequence ATGAAAGTCTCAATCGCAAAAACATCCGGTTTTTGCATGGGGGTTCGCCGGGCCGTTGACATGGTCCTGGACGCGGCCAACAAATACAGCGGCCCCATCCAGACCTTCGGTCCCCTCATTCACAATCCCCAGGTGCTCGCCCTTCTGGCCGAAAAGCGCATTTCCGTAATGGAAACCATCCCGGAACACGGCTCGGGCATTATGCTCATCCGGGCCCACGGCGTGCCCCCGGAAACCATCGCGGCCCTGGAAAAAGCCGGGTACACGGTCATTGACGCCACCTGCCCCCGGGTCATCCGGGTCCAGACCATCATCCGCAAATATGCCGATCAGGGCTATGCCAGTATTATTATCGGGGATGAGGATCATCCCGAGGTGATCGGCCTGCTCGGTTTTGCCGGAAACAACGGATATGCCGTCAATTCCCTGGAAAAACTGAAAGCCCTGCCGGCCTTTGACAAGGCCATTATCGTGGCCCAGACCACCCAGAGCGTGTCCCTGTTCGAGGAAGTCACGGCCTGGGCCGCCGAGATCCGGCCCCATTACAAGGTGTTCAATACCATCTGCCCCTCCACCCGGGACCGGCAGGCGGAAGTCAAACGACTGGCCGACTCCGTGGACGCCGTCATCGTGGTGGGCGGACAGAACAGCGGCAATACCCAGCGGCTGGCCCAGATTTCCAGGCAGAGCGGCAAGCCGGTTTATCATGTGGAAACCAGCCAGGACATTGATTTTCCGGCCCTGTCCGGAGCGCGCCATATCGGCATCACCGCCGGCGCCTCCACACCCAACTGGATCATCAAAAAAATATACCGGGAGCTGGAGGCCGCCCACTACCAGTCCAAAGGCCCGGTCGCCCGCCGCCTCTTCATGCTGCAGCGGCTGCTGCTGTTGACCAACATCTACCTGGCCGTGGGCGCGGGGTTTTTGTGCTATTGCGCCTCGGTTCTGCGAAACGCCGAACATTTTGTGCCGCACATATTTATCGCCATGCTGTATATCTTTTCCATGCACACCTTGAACCGCCTGACCGGGATTGAGGAAGACCGCTACAATGATCCCTACCGGGCGGTGTTTTATGAAAAAAACATGTTCACTCTGGCGGTCATGGCCATTTGCGCCGGCGGACTGGGGCTGATGGTGGCCCTGGCCCTGGGCCTGTTTCCCTTTCTGCTGCTGCTGATCATGAGCCTGCTGGGGCTTTCCTACAATATTTACCTGGTGCCGGAAGGGGTCCCTTTTCTGAAGATCCGGCGCATCAAGGACATTCCCGGATCCAAGACCCTGCTGATATCGGCGGCCTGGGGGATCGCGGTCTGCGCCTTTCCGGCGGCGGCAACCAAATCGGTCAATCTTTCCGCGGCGGTGGTGACCCTGTGGTGCACGGGACTGGTATTCGTACGGTCGGCCTTTTTTGACATCATCGACATGCAGGGAGACCGGATCGCCGGCAAGGAGACCATCCCGATCCGCATGGGCGCGGAGCGGGCCCTGCGGTTCTTGAAATATGTCGTGGCCGGCCTGTTGGTTCTGCTGCTGCTCGCCACCCTGTTCAAGGTGGTCTCCGGCCTGGGATACGTTCTGCTGATCCTGCCCGTGACCGGCTTTCTGCTCCTGTCGGCCTACAAGGAGCATTCGCTGCAGAGCGGCGCCCTGCTTGAATTTCTGGTGGAGAGCCAGTTTATCCTGGCCGGGTTTCTCTGTCTGATCTGGTCAGCCCTGACCTGA
- a CDS encoding CooT family nickel-binding protein, with the protein MCEANAYIKKETGDELVMESVDLVEPDEGGVKLISIFGEQKFLKAHIHALSLVDHKIFLKENP; encoded by the coding sequence ATGTGTGAAGCCAACGCCTATATAAAAAAAGAAACAGGAGACGAACTGGTCATGGAGTCGGTCGATCTGGTGGAGCCGGATGAGGGCGGCGTCAAGCTGATCAGCATCTTCGGCGAACAGAAGTTTTTGAAAGCCCATATTCACGCCCTCTCCCTGGTTGATCATAAGATTTTCCTGAAAGAAAACCCCTAA
- a CDS encoding DUF3842 family protein — protein sequence MKRICVIDGQGGGIGAAIIKRLKAAFGESVEVIALGTNAIATAQMLKARANRGASGENAIVRTVLEADVVVGPFGIIMAHAMMGEVTPKMAEAVAGCRAKKLLIPLSQENMEIVGLSADPLPHLLDDLVEKHLKTFCREE from the coding sequence ATGAAACGAATCTGCGTGATAGACGGGCAGGGCGGCGGCATCGGCGCCGCCATTATCAAGCGGTTGAAAGCCGCTTTCGGCGAATCCGTGGAAGTGATCGCCCTGGGCACCAACGCTATTGCCACGGCCCAGATGCTCAAAGCCAGGGCCAATCGCGGGGCCTCGGGAGAGAACGCCATCGTCCGGACCGTTTTGGAGGCGGATGTGGTCGTCGGCCCCTTCGGCATCATCATGGCTCACGCCATGATGGGCGAGGTGACCCCGAAAATGGCCGAGGCCGTGGCCGGATGCCGGGCAAAAAAACTGCTGATCCCCCTTTCCCAGGAAAACATGGAGATCGTCGGGCTGAGCGCCGACCCGCTGCCGCACCTGCTGGACGATCTGGTGGAAAAACATTTAAAGACTTTTTGCCGTGAGGAGTAG
- a CDS encoding DUF3795 domain-containing protein codes for MEGWTEEEIRKKELMAPCGLYCGVCGVYIATRDNNEKFKAALGGLYGTDPRETECLGCMQKEPAGKLYKYCTACPIRECVQSKGYYSCHQCADWPCQRIDSFSLATGRRVMKRAIPLWRAHVAEHGDEQGSVEWARGECERYHCSSCGTPLFRGAQTCRVCRKSVAEELDGSL; via the coding sequence ATGGAAGGTTGGACTGAAGAGGAAATCCGGAAAAAAGAATTGATGGCGCCTTGCGGATTATATTGCGGCGTGTGCGGCGTCTATATTGCCACCCGCGACAACAATGAAAAATTCAAGGCCGCTTTGGGCGGCCTTTACGGGACCGACCCCAGGGAAACCGAGTGCCTGGGCTGTATGCAGAAGGAGCCCGCGGGAAAACTTTATAAATACTGCACCGCCTGTCCGATACGCGAATGCGTTCAAAGCAAGGGTTATTACTCCTGCCATCAATGCGCTGACTGGCCTTGCCAGAGAATCGACAGCTTCAGTCTGGCTACCGGAAGGCGGGTTATGAAACGGGCTATCCCGCTCTGGCGGGCTCATGTCGCCGAGCACGGTGATGAACAGGGAAGCGTTGAATGGGCCCGGGGAGAATGCGAGCGCTATCACTGTTCCAGCTGCGGCACCCCCCTCTTCCGCGGCGCCCAAACCTGCCGGGTCTGCAGGAAATCGGTCGCCGAGGAGCTGGACGGTTCGCTATAG